AAATTGCTCTCGACCCTGAATTATTGGGTAAAGTATTTGAAAACTTATTGGCAAGCTACAACCCAGAAACCCAAACCACTGCAAGAAAACAAACAGGTAGTTTTTATACGCCAAGAGAGATTGTAAACTATATGGTGGATGAATCGCTATTGGAATACATCAAACAAAATGTAAAGAACGAAAGCGAGGATTTTGAAACAAGGTTAAGAGATTTGATTTCTTATGCTGAAACGCCAAATCCTTTTGATGAACAAGAAACCAAAGACCTAATAGAAGGCATTAATAATTGTAAAATATTAGACCCTGCCTGCGGCTCGGGTGCATACCCAATGGGTATTTTACATAAGATGGTTCATTTACTGCAAAAATTAGACGCTGATAACAAACATTGGAAAGCCTTGCAACGCCAAAAAGCAATGGAAGAAACGGAAACTGCTTTTAAAATTGGCGACAAAGAAGAAAGAGGAAAACGGCTGAATGAAATAAACGATGTATTTGAAAACAACGCTAGTGATTACGGACGTAAATTGTATTTAATTGAAAATTGTATTTACGGTATAGACATACAACCTATTGCTGTGCAGATTTCCAAATTGCGTTTTTTCATCTCCTTAATTATTGACCAAAACAAACAAGAGAAAAAGGAAAATTTTGGAATAAGAAGTTTACCAAATTTGGAAACAAAGTTTGTGGCAGCTAATACTTTGATAAGCCTAGACAAACCAGCACAAACCCTTTTACGCAACCCACAGATTGAAGAAAAAGAAACCGAACTAAAAGAGTTACGCCACAAATACTTTACAGCCAACACACGAAAAGAAAAACTGCAATACCAAAAGCAGGATAAAAAACTGAGACAAGAAATTGCAAAAATGCTAGAAAGCGATGGATGGCAGACATCTGTAGCTAAACAAATTGTAGCTTTTGACCCTTACGACCAGAATACTTTTGCTCGTTGGTTTGACCCCGAATGGATGTTTGGTTTGACCAGTGGATTTGATATAGTGATTGGCAATCCTCCATATATTACTTACAAAGGAAAAGAGGTTGTAGATATAAGTGATGCTGAGGTAAAGCAACTTATTAGTTTATATCCCAATTCTGCTGAATATAAAGTAAATAGTTACGCATTATTTACAGAGAATGGAGTTAAACTTTTGAAAAAAGGGGGTACTCTTTCATTCATTATTCCAAGCACTATTTTACAAAATGAATATTTAAAGAAGATTAGAAAATATTTAGTTACAAAGTATCATATTTCTCAAATCGTTTCTTTTGCTAATAAGGTTTTTGAAGCAGTTACAGATTCAATTATCCTGAATGTGATTAACCAACATTCAAAAAAATTGGACACAATTGCAGTCAGAAAAAGTGATTTAGATTTTTCAAATCTTGACGATTTAAAAACATATAATCAACAAAATTGGGATGACGAGCCAAATGATTACGTTATAAACTTAAAGACAACTGAAGATGAGGATATTATTATTTCAAAGATAGAATTGAATTCAGAATTTGTGGATGATTATCTGGAAGTTTATGTTGGAATTGTGGCAAATGGTATAAAAAAGTTTCTTTCATCATCAAAGGTAAATTCTAATTATAAAAAATACCTGCAAGGAAAACACATTGATAATTTTGCAATTTATCCTGATAAACTTTTTATAAATTTCATCAAAGAGGAATTACACAGTAATACTGATGAAACAGTTTATCTCCAAAAGGAAAAGATTCTTGTACGAAAGACTGGTAATAGGTTGATTGCAGTTATTGATGATGAGAAATATTTCACAGACCAAAGTATTTATAATTTGTATCCAAAGAGAGGTAAAACAGTAAATCTTAAAATTATTACTGCCTTACTAAACTCACCTATGTTGGAATATTACTTCAATAAAAAAATGATTACCAATCCTGATGTATTTCCATATATCAAAGGAATTCACCTGAAGAAACTTCCCATAAAACTTCCAAAAGATAAAACTTTAGAAAATAAAATTGAATCACTTGTTATAAAAATTATTGAAGGCAAAAGAAATGAAACTGATGTAACAAAATTAAAACAGCAATTAAATCACTTAGTATACAAGATTTACGAATTAACAGAAGATGAAATTAATACAATAGAAGGAAATGAATAGCCAACGCATTTTGCAAGCACATTGCCAAAGCCGCACAAGCCAACGCACAGACCAAAGCTTTGTCAAAGAGCTTGCAAAGCCAACCCATGACAAAATTGTTTTTAAAAAATTTCCAACACTTCAAAAAAAAATAAAAAACGCACCGCACAGCCGACACTCAATGACACGACAACTCAATACTGACAATGGTTTGCAAGGACGGTGGACAAAAACCACTGGCTATAACAGCACCTACCCAAAAGGCGGGGTTTCGTGCTTCGCAGACAGTTTTGTGGTTAATCAAACATTAGTTTTTCAAATCAAGTTTTGTGGTAAAAGTCCCGCCCTTCGGGTAGCTGCAAAACGTTATGGGCAATTTTATAACTTTACACAAAC
This window of the Saprospiraceae bacterium genome carries:
- a CDS encoding N-6 DNA methylase produces the protein MKLNIFNTANLFEAAANLFQQLGIKLNSNTAEPLPVKDLLKQHYKDNDTFKTIGKTYFIGIIDNTVFQATGMFDVNYSYKEALQQGDKNYDGLMLFALELSKQPTRTEISDLTRTFNRISQKMPVALVLKYKTGNEACFSIAISERFKYKQNWRQGEKAGKVIILRDIHTETTHAGHERILLDLVKPVGVTNYDQLHQHWLQVLDVNILNKKFFQDLANWYFWAMENVTFPDDLEKKKDVRNATNLIRLITRVVFIWFIKEKSLVPNALFNKAHLDKILKDFNKNKKSQNYYHAILQNLFFGTLNQKMDERKFAKDGGNIKTNGEEYGVKNLFRYADLFNISEKDAMQLFKDVPFLNGGLFDCLDKPNEEGKIVYVDGFSRNPKKQASVPDYIFFGEEKEVDLNEIYGTRNKTYKSRGLINLLESYKFTVAENTPIEEEIALDPELLGKVFENLLASYNPETQTTARKQTGSFYTPREIVNYMVDESLLEYIKQNVKNESEDFETRLRDLISYAETPNPFDEQETKDLIEGINNCKILDPACGSGAYPMGILHKMVHLLQKLDADNKHWKALQRQKAMEETETAFKIGDKEERGKRLNEINDVFENNASDYGRKLYLIENCIYGIDIQPIAVQISKLRFFISLIIDQNKQEKKENFGIRSLPNLETKFVAANTLISLDKPAQTLLRNPQIEEKETELKELRHKYFTANTRKEKLQYQKQDKKLRQEIAKMLESDGWQTSVAKQIVAFDPYDQNTFARWFDPEWMFGLTSGFDIVIGNPPYITYKGKEVVDISDAEVKQLISLYPNSAEYKVNSYALFTENGVKLLKKGGTLSFIIPSTILQNEYLKKIRKYLVTKYHISQIVSFANKVFEAVTDSIILNVINQHSKKLDTIAVRKSDLDFSNLDDLKTYNQQNWDDEPNDYVINLKTTEDEDIIISKIELNSEFVDDYLEVYVGIVANGIKKFLSSSKVNSNYKKYLQGKHIDNFAIYPDKLFINFIKEELHSNTDETVYLQKEKILVRKTGNRLIAVIDDEKYFTDQSIYNLYPKRGKTVNLKIITALLNSPMLEYYFNKKMITNPDVFPYIKGIHLKKLPIKLPKDKTLENKIESLVIKIIEGKRNETDVTKLKQQLNHLVYKIYELTEDEINTIEGNE